The sequence agaaggcgggcgctggcgaagagaagaaggacgcgagcgcagacggcggggTCGAAGAGCGTGGCACGCCGTGGCTCACGCCGCAGGACAGCTTCcacggcagcagcagcggtctctcgcgctcgggCAGTAtgcgcctcgaggaggaagaaaagcgtCATTGGCTGCTCAGGAAAaagcgctgcgcctgcgctgtgGGCTACAATTACGATCGAGACGTCCTCCCCGTCCGCCTGCCTGGCGAATGCGAGGAACAACGCAAGGAGGGAACCGACGGTGAGCTAGCAATCGCCCCGAAAACCGCCCGCGAACGAAACGATGCCCGCGTTGAGGTTCGCAGCttggcgctggaggcggatCTCTTACCGCGCGGCCTTTCTTTGTCTTCCAAGCCTCGCTCGACAGCATCGAGTCCggatatagatatatatatttagacCGCTTTTTTGTTATTTTTATATATGTTTTTATCTCCATGTATGCGTTTCGGTACACGTTTGGGCACGGGCGGATGttggctcgctcgcgcgacgcagtgGCGCGCAGGTTATTTGCTTTTTGCGCGTTCCAGATCGCCACCTGGTCTGCGCGTTCAAAAGTCTGCGGCACGAGCTGCTGCTTGAACTCACGCCGCCCGACGCCTCTATCCCAGACAGCGAAGTCGTGCCCTACGAACACCATCCATCCGACGCcttctcgcgtctcgctttctctgtcGCGGTACGCACACTAGCGCGTCTTTCTGTGCCTGTCGATGCGTTTAAACGGCAAAGAgtctgcggcgacgcacaaCACAACGCACAACACAacttctctctcccgcaTCTGCCTCAAACGCAAGAGTATCGGCTGCGCCgtgcggagagggaggacaGGGTGCATGCTACTGGGCACACTGTTTTCGAAGTTGATGAGGCAGAGAACTCTTTTCCGCATCTCGTTTCGTATCTGTCGTTATCTCTTGACGTATGTATATAGGTAGGTAGGTAGTTagcatgtatatatgtacgtgtATGTGTACACGTAGATCTGGTGTCTCGCTCGCGTGTGTTTTTTAGGACGTGAACGCCGCGCAGgtcgcgctctcttcgcagATGATTCGCGTGGGCAACGCAGCTCAGTTCGCGGACGTCAACTTCGCCGTCACGTTTCGCGATCCAGAGAATTTCCGCGGGCGCATTCTGCAGCATCTCTCAGAGTACACCTTTGCGCGGAaagacggcgcagcgcgcactTTCCACCGCCGCACGCTGAGCAACTTGGGgctcgaggagacgccgccgctgggctCCAGAGGCTTGCTGCACCACGTCGAACTCCGCGTCAGAGACATCGAGGCCAGTCTCAAATTCTACCAAGAGGTCCGCTGAAACCGCCAATCGCGCGAGCCCTTCCGCCTTAACCCCCCCCGCTCcctcttcgtccgctgcTGCGAGGCAGTCGAAGTGCTCATAGTCGCCTGCCTGTTTGCCTGTCTACGCAGACGAGTGGACACCGTGGTGCCCCTGTACCTATACATGTATTTATTTGTGACGTGTTTATCTTTATGTAGTTTATATATTCTTGTAGCTCTATTGCTAGGCGCGAGGCATGTATCCACCGACCAGATGTGTGTGTATAGAGGTGGCGAGATTCACCGACACGTAGAAGACAAGTAGATTCTTGTGGGTTCGAGGAGCGTGTGGGGCCAGAAGGCGTCGTTGAGCGGCtgctgtgtctctgcggcatTCTTTTTCAGGTCCTTCGGCTGCGTTTGATCTCTAAACAGAGCGTGTCGTCGTTCGGCGTGacgttcttcttcctcacaACCGACCCGAATGCGCTGCCGCCCACACAGTACGAGTTGGACTCTCACGGCAATCGCGCCTGGCTGTGGGAGCAGCGCTTCTCCTCGATCTGCTTAAAGGTGGGAATCGAAAAAAGGCAACAGTTaaaaaaacgaaagaaaACCACCTGGAACCCTCTCACATCCGGACATGGGGGAACGAAGAGGCCGGCCACTCAAGAGAAACACGTAGCCGCCTAGTCCGTACGTTgcgtttgttttttcttcttggtCTGTCTCTTCCCCGCGTTCTCCTTTCTGAGATGCCGCGCCCGCATGCGGGTGTCGCTGCCCGATTCGCATGTGCGGCGGAACTTGGCTgcgtcgccacgcgccgGGGCAGCTCTCCACACGGCGTCTCGCACTCAGAATCGCGAGTCCTCTCTTAGGTGCGCAGACACCTGATTTCGCCAGAGCGGatttctgcgcctctcctgcCTCTTTGTCTGTATCCGtgtctctccttttctctaATCGACGCTCGAACTGGTGTTCTTTCTCCGTTTTattctctctgcggctgacTCGCGCTCTCAAgcccgcgcgagctgcgtgtgttttttgcgttttctctcttcagACCTTCACAGACGCAGCCACCGACTTGGACCCCTACCAGGACTTGTCCCCACGCGAGTGCGGCTTCCTCGGTTTGACGTTCCTCTgcaagaaggcgagggaggcggagctcTGCAGCGCACTCGAGGCAGTTGGCGCGCCTTTGAAGAAGACGGAGGATCCTATCTATGCGCTGCCGGTATACGAGACGCGAGACCCCGACAACATccccctccgcgtcgtcatctgcgacgacgccgcctgGACTGCGTAGCCGCGGACTCGCAGAGCAACAATCCCAGACTCGCCGACCCACAcgcccgcgggcctcccCGAGGTTGCGAACCCCTCTTGGCGTATATTCGGAGCAAGAACGAAACTTGCGCCGACCGCAGAGGGAAGACGGGATGGAGGCTTCAGGACAAGATGGAGGCTCCAGGATGAGACGGACGTGCGGACGAGAGGAGGCCCCAGGATGAGACGGACGCGCGGACGAGAGGAGGCCCTGGGTGAAGGACAGTCAGATAGGAGCCGTAGCATCGCGGCTGGTGAGTAGATCGCGCCAGGAATAATGAAGGGAGGGGAGCACAGCGGGGGGCTGGGGAGCGCCACAGGGTTCGAAGCCGGCACGAGATGTCAGACTCTCTCGAGCTGCAAGAAGAGGGAGGCTGAAGAGGAGCCGGGCGAAATGTACTCTCTCGTTTTGGCGTTGTTGTGTTTCTGAAAaagagaagccgcgcagagagagagagaagtcgCGAAGACTGGAGAGGAGATTCGTTCTTTCGTGTCCGCGAGGCCTAATATCTCGAGAGGCGTTCAGCGGGAAGCGTCTCAGGGGCGACTGCGGAGGCAGTCGAGCGAAGCGGGGCGGGCGAATCGGCGATGCGGTTTCGAGAGTTTTTGATTCTTTGGCGTGGTCGTGTCCCTGTTTGGGTCGTGAGGCGCGACGAGACTCCACGATGCACGATgtcgagagaaagagagacgacagagaagacCCTTGAAAGAGGCTTTGAGAAAGGGGCCTTGGAAGTGTTTCATGTTTTTTTCATCTATCGTTTATTCCCCGTTTCGCCTCGCTTGCTTCAGCTGCACTTCGCGTTCGCGTTGCCGTTCGCTCTCCTTCTTGGGGTCTCTGCGCCCGACTTTCTCAGGTGTGCGTCTTCAAAGATGCCTTCGCTTTCCGCGTTTTGTGTCGCCATTCTTACTTCTTTCCGTATTTTGgggtcgtcgccttcctcccaCCCTACCGGCTTTTTTCTCATGTCTTCATCGAACTtccttcggcctcgccggcATGTTCAGAGCGGCATCTTGTGCGTCTCAGAGGGAGgaggctggcgccgccccctgcgctcgacgcgcagcgccgcatcTGCTTGTCAAAGCCCTTCGTGTCTGTGAATTCCTGATAGCACAGAAGGGCGCATGCTAATTGGAAGGCAAGGATTTCCGTGCCGCGCTTTCCACGAGTGAACGGTGGCGGCTGTCGACGGGGGGGACGTCTGAGCGTCagggcagcgcctcgcttgACCTGTCGCTGAGGAAACTGACTTTTGGAAGAGAGACTGTGCGCGTCGGTTCACCGAACACAAAGAGACGACTCTGGTGCTTGCGCCCGACTTCGCGAGCCTCAGCCATCGCCTTCGCTGAGCAGACGTGGGAGGTTTTCCGCACACAAGCAGCCACTTATAGGATGGCAGTTTGAGCTATTTTGTGGGTATGCCCAGATCTGACAGCTCCGCAGATGCGTTTGCAGAGACGCCTAGAAAGCGAAACAccctgcatgcaggcgcagGTCGTTCGGAGTTCTGGCGGGTTCGATTCTCTctgtgggcggcggcgcagcttgCGAGAAGCTTCTACTCTTGAACAAAAGAAGAGCTCTCGCTGTGGTCGCGACTGCGGGGGCTCCACGAGAAGACATGTCCATGTTGGAATTCATCTCACCTAGCTTTAAAACTGGGGTCAATTGACAAGAATCATAGAAGAGTTATAGGGCACGCGCGGCGATCAGATAGACAATGAAGGCCCGCCTCAAggcgtgcgaggcgagccgcacCCCGCGCAGGGGCTGGTGCAGAGTTCAAAAAAAACCCAAACAGATGCTTCCCATCtcttcgcgcctctcctcggcCGAAGATGACTCAGGCCAGCACCGCTGCcaggaggcgagccgcgtcgAGCGTCAAGCAATTCCCACAAATACATATACGCTTGTTTTCCGCTTCTCTTCGGTTAGAGAGGCGCTTGGCTCCCTCATGGAGTCTCTCGCCCCATGGACAATACACGCCTGCAGTTGCTCTCACACAAAtttatgtgcatatatatatatatatatatatatatatatatatatatatatatatatatatatatatatatatatatatacatatatgcatgcatacgtgCCCGCGCTATCTACGGAAGGCGCATAACGGGGCGGTAGACAGGTTTCCACGGCGGGGGATTACGGATGGGCAGCTGAACCGGTCGCCCCGACTCAGCCGCTGTGCGAGCCATAGAACGCATGCGTGTctcagcagcgcggcgcagaggcaaacGGCAGCTGTCTCATTCCTCGTCGGCTTCTCGGAGTGCCTCGCTACGAGGcgtcgcgacggcgcgcttcAGGGCTCGgtgccgcagagccgcgagaATCATCCGCGCCGCAACGGCCGCTCCGGCGGGTCCAGGGGCACCTGAAGCAGCTTCTCGCGTGGCGTGGGCGGCCGCTGTCGGCgattcttcttcctctctggtTTCCTCACGGGCCTCgacccccccgccgcgcccagtctctcgctgcgctctcAGCTCACCTTCTCTGTtcttgcgcggcggcgttcgcgttgcgcgtccgcagggcgacgatgcagccgcgcgcgcttcgctgcgTTCCCTGTCCGGCGTCGGATCTGGCGCCGTGTTGCTGTCTTCGTCATCCCGCCCGCCAGTTCTCTTCTCTACGCACTCGTTTCGGCTCCCTCCGTTCTGCGACGCGTCGCGCCACGCTACTCTCtgcccttcttctgcggTTTCAGCTGAGTCTGGTCTCCACGCAGCCACCGCGGCCAGCGAGgcttcgcgtcgcgcaggctgccgtcgggctccttcgccgcggagccgcacAGCTTGCAGGacttcgcgcgcgaggagatcGACGACTTCTCGTTCGCAACGCTCCATGCGTTCGCCTGAAGCCTCCAGCccagacgaagaaagaggcGAGGAGCCGGCCTGCATATGTCCGCCCCTGGGGCAGCGCCTTGTGCCTCTGGCTttctcgtccttctctccttctccctcctcttctttggGCCTCGCatctgcctcgcgctggtCGCTCTCGAGTCGCGACGcggctcgctcttcttcgctcggaATTCGCTCTGCATCGCGCTTCGTTTTAGAGCaagccgcagcctccgccccTGCCTCCTgctcggcctccgcgagcgcctccagcgcatCGAGAAGCGCCTCGGAGGCGACTGATGCCAGGGcgagcgtctgcaggcgccgggcTATGTAGGGCTGATCATAGAAGAAGGGGAACAccagccacgcaggcgccgccgcagcaggctgCCTCGCGTACCTCCGatcctcgtctcctcccttCGCTTCCTGTCCAtccccttcttcttcctcgcgctctcgctccccctcctgcgcgtttccgcgccgcccgcggttCGGTGCACCTTCTGCAGGTTGTTGGGGATCCGTCCAGCTgcgcccggcgcccgcctctcgctcgtctgcgccggcggcggcctctccttcttcgcgtaCTTGCGCCGCGCCCTTTGGCGGATTGTTCGCCCACGTTCGCTCggctgcctgcctcgctcgcgcctcaggGTCATGGCGACGACAAGGCTTTGCCTGCCCTggggagcggagaggcgcaaAGGTCGCCGCTGCAAACAGACAGGGCAAGCGCGAGCAcacggagaaagagaggaggaacgaAAGGTGAAGCAAAGAGCCGGCGTCGACGCGTAGGCACGGCAAAGTcgcccgcccgcctctcTTGCGCCGTGTgcgagagactcgcgcggccttcgtgcttcgcctctcgcgcttgtCATTGACACAAGCATGACTCGACGACATTGAGACGGATAGATGAAACAAAGGAGGCGGCGATCTCACCTGCGCCGGCACTTGCGTGGGTGACGAAGCAGGTCAAGTCAAACGCGCCAGACAACTGCGAAAAAAGCAGAGGAAGATTCGCGAGCCAGGCAGAGAGCAGTGCCACGCGCCACGGCaagccgccgccacgctcgGGTTCTCTTGCGGACGCGCGACTGGGAAAcaacggagaagaagagagagacgaaggcgcgacaGCAGGGTCTCGAGCAACAGCGCGCTGTGAGGCGGctgagggcgccgcgagggcatACGAGTAGAGCGAGGGAGAATCGAGagagtgcggcggcgcaaaTGAAGAGGACGGAcgcggcggggaggcgcTCAAATCAGAGGTGGGCGGAAGCGAACTGACATCTTCTCGTcgcagcgcggagggcgcgcgcgcgcccagaGGCGAAGCCTCATCGAGGcccggcgcgagggagaggaaaggaATATGCAAAAGCACGCTGCGAGACCACACAAACAGCGTGGAGGAGAGGCTAAGATGACGGCAGCAATCTTTACGGCAGGCGGCGATGCACGGAACATGACCGCAAGAGAGGACAGGGAATGAAACAGGAAGCCGCATACTAGAGAGAGGACAGGGAGAGAGTAAAAAAAacacagcagccgcgagagcgacggagagaagacggaaggcggcacgcagaggaggaggcgtcaAACAAGCGCACGCGAGGAGCAGCAACGCGGCACACCATGCGGGTaccccgcgcaggcgacagtCAGCCACGAGAAAtaaaacagaaaaaaatgCATCTTCGAAGGACAAGGAAACCACCAGCGTGGAAAGGAGACAGCCGACACCCCGCCAGCCAGTCcccgtctgcggcttcgtgCGTGTCTCACCCGTTCGACTCCGCTCGTTTCGCTGCCGTCTGCTTCACGAATCGATCGCAGCTGTGTCTGAAgtcctgtctctcttttctatcttttttcgctttctcaCCGGACGTCGagcaggcaggcgacgcgagcgaagacTCGCGAGAGCGTCTGCGCTGAGGGCAGAAATCTCAGCTCCGCGCAGTGCATGGAGCCGAAAGAGACGTAAAtgagtcgctgcgcgccctcctgctgacagccgcgccctccacgcAAGAGGCTGAGCAGATGCTTCACAtgggcagcaggcgcggcttccgcggcggtcgcggcggacgaTCCCACAGCGCctgacgcaggcgaagtCCGCCAGTTCTGCGTCGtgtgcgccttctctcttgATTGCGCAGGTCGCTcgccgagaagcgccgcgcacaGCTCGCGACCAGAGTCACTGAAGAAGCGCACGTGAGAGCGCGCGTTGGCAGCctcagcgaagaggaagggggagggagagagcaaGGGCGAAGACCGGGCGGGCGAATCTGCCGGCTCGACGCCCCCC is a genomic window of Besnoitia besnoiti strain Bb-Ger1 chromosome IV, whole genome shotgun sequence containing:
- a CDS encoding hypothetical protein (encoded by transcript BESB_051540), whose translation is MERLPTIILPDGQTLDDTPSSGRSSTTTPRQRMSLLSKNGGVSPSSSSSLLLLPETSLSAAGSAGGDAPPTLVRFASVRLRAKKTPKLAEDFYVRRMGMALLQPALPPCLSGLEGGALNRSRSVGFEDAAVRLASRRASRGGCEKAGAGEEKKDASADGGVEERGTPWLTPQDSFHGSSSGLSRSGSMRLEEEEKRHWLLRKKRCACAVGYNYDRDVLPVRLPGECEEQRKEGTDDRHLVCAFKSLRHELLLELTPPDASIPDSEVVPYEHHPSDAFSRLAFSVADVNAAQVALSSQMIRVGNAAQFADVNFAVTFRDPENFRGRILQHLSEYTFARKDGAARTFHRRTLSNLGLEETPPLGSRGLLHHVELRVRDIEASLKFYQEVLRLRLISKQSVSSFGVTFFFLTTDPNALPPTQYELDSHGNRAWLWEQRFSSICLKTFTDAATDLDPYQDLSPRECGFLGLTFLCKKAREAELCSALEAVGAPLKKTEDPIYALPVYETRDPDNIPLRVVICDDAAWTA
- a CDS encoding hypothetical protein (encoded by transcript BESB_051550), translated to MQSAPSWGGAVVFVALGTWGDVLPLFSVALHVLEGGLRGALLCEKRAAQHSRKRAAQHSRKRAAQHSRKRAAQHSKKLDSDRRPSRPEAPIRGRGATSCEGRDSCREREDNAPSCERQPPRTEASRGRAANLLPGARGGDSPTTCAQDGGDSRGTPGRTEDRGEAADPACQTAEPLGREGESEDVSGEAGGRRGSGDGATEERDPDESTDSATRSVGVLEVFFATHQCWISPLVSSFCSSSSALASPSCYQSAPSSASSSRPSPFASSPSPSPASPALSALSSLCAPLNRSAGPLFECIAADEAHTRRVRAEEGAAALLSEIYQRTRGCGRSVSGMARSPRGTREPMPPRVRLSFIAIPSSPLRPSAASLTDPAELAPLLTLLCGPTFSPLVVPSPRSFSYLHSSFFPSPSSPSSPRASLPSSSSSRPFPPSSFSLASFSICVCSLFSAVWLHAAEKAGLRRLLLVPSPQQALRAPPAGLMEALLEEAPALAAEAAEARAHKFLREEHREAKRDVGGSARSEAPPQLLGGAAQEETAARGWCAEASADSEDVGARAAQKESPLSDGGGRSGGHLPRRDRERRLTQWAIERLGGDPLPLRLEDLSLFAAFSVVVFAFFVVSCFFSFFICFSSSWCYLRVCLGDRGGGVEPADSPARSSPLLSPSPFLFAEAANARSHVRFFSDSGRELCAALLGERPAQSREKAHTTQNWRTSPASGAVGSSAATAAEAAPAAHVKHLLSLLRGGRGCQQEGAQRLIYVSFGSMHCAELRFLPSAQTLSRVFARVACLLDVRVLLHIPFLSLAPGLDEASPLGARAPSALRREDVSSLPPTSDLSASPPRPSSSFAPPHSLDSPSLYSYALAAPSAASQRAVARDPAVAPSSLSSSPLFPSRASAREPERGGGLPWRVALLSAWLANLPLLFSQLSGAFDLTCFVTHASAGAAATFAPLRSPGQAKPCRRHDPEARARQAAERTWANNPPKGAAQVREEGEAAAGADEREAGAGRSWTDPQQPAEGAPNRGRRGNAQEGEREREEEEGDGQEAKGGDEDRRYARQPAAAAPAWLVFPFFYDQPYIARRLQTLALASVASEALLDALEALAEAEQEAGAEAAACSKTKRDAERIPSEEERAASRLESDQREADARPKEEEGEGEKDEKARGTRRCPRGGHMQAGSSPLSSSGLEASGERMERCEREVVDLLAREVLQAVRLRGEGARRQPARREASLAAVAAWRPDSAETAEEGQRVAWRDASQNGGSRNECVEKRTGGRDDEDSNTAPDPTPDRERSEARAAASSPCGRATRTPPRKNREGELRAQRETGRGGGVEAREETREEEESPTAAAHATREAASGAPGPAGAAVAARMILAALRHRALKRAVATPRSEALREADEE